The genomic stretch GATGAAATAAGTATTATCCCTGGCTTGGACTGTTACACGGAGTTGGTTGATGTGATTTTCTGATCATCAGATTTCATCTTGCTATAAACCCAAGCAAATATTTTGATTATTGATCCCGAAACGGTTCGTCAACGTTTAAAGTCTTTTTATATAAGTTATGAGCAGTTATAAATTAGTGTTTTCAATATTGCTTTTCCTTCATGGAAGTATTCATGGCATAGGTTTTCTGCGTGCCTTTAATTTGATAAATACCTCCATCTTACCTGAGGATATTTCAAGATCTGTAGGCCTACTTTGGCTTTTTGCTGGTGTTTTGTTTTTAGTATCGATGGGAGGCCATGCTTATGGTTTTTATTGGTGGTTCCAACTTGCTGTTTTGGCCGTTATCCTTTCTCAAGTACTGATAATAATGATGTGGAAAGATTCTAAGTTTGGAACAATTCCCAATTGTATCATTTTGGTAGTTGCCTTTATAACTTGGGGAGCCAACCGCTTTAACGCACAAGTGCATCAGGAGCAAAGAATATTTTTGCAAAAGGTACCCAGCAATTTATCTGCAACTATTTCCGCTGGTTCTATTCAAAATTTGCCACCAATCGTGCGCAAGTGGTTGGATTTCTCTAAAGTGATAGATAAGCCTAAAGCATCATTTGTACGGTTGAAACAGACAGGGGCGATGAAAACTAAACCCGATGGTGATTGGATGTCATTTGAAGCAGTTCAATATATAAATACTTCCAACCCGGAATTTATTTGGACTGTAAATGTGACCATGAATCCTTTAGTGCATCTATATGGAAGGGATCGCCTCACGGCTAACGAGGGAGAGATGTTGATAAAGCTTTTGGGCTGGTTTAACGTAGTAAATGAAGGCCCTTCGGTACAAATGAATACTGGCGCAAAAATTCGCTACTTGGGGGAAATGTGCTGGTATCCCTCAATGGCCACTAGCGAATACATCAGTTGGCAGGAGCTGACCCCGCTGCGGGTCAAGGCTACTTTAGAAGATGGCGATTCAGAAGTATCGGGCATTTTTAATTTTGACGAAAGTGGCCAAATCCTCAGTTTTGAAGCGGATAGATATTATGGGGGAAATGCTAATGCTGAGCGCGAAAGGTGGGTGGTAAATATTCTTGAATATAAGGAGCTGGACGGTAAAATAT from Owenweeksia hongkongensis DSM 17368 encodes the following:
- a CDS encoding DUF6544 family protein, translated to MSSYKLVFSILLFLHGSIHGIGFLRAFNLINTSILPEDISRSVGLLWLFAGVLFLVSMGGHAYGFYWWFQLAVLAVILSQVLIIMMWKDSKFGTIPNCIILVVAFITWGANRFNAQVHQEQRIFLQKVPSNLSATISAGSIQNLPPIVRKWLDFSKVIDKPKASFVRLKQTGAMKTKPDGDWMSFEAVQYINTSNPEFIWTVNVTMNPLVHLYGRDRLTANEGEMLIKLLGWFNVVNEGPSVQMNTGAKIRYLGEMCWYPSMATSEYISWQELTPLRVKATLEDGDSEVSGIFNFDESGQILSFEADRYYGGNANAERERWVVNILEYKELDGKILPSTCEVTWKFKTGDFTWLQLEIEELNSNVFKLYEPVD